In Labilibaculum sp. DW002, one DNA window encodes the following:
- a CDS encoding HU family DNA-binding protein: MNKAQLIEAMANKAGLTKADAKKALDAFIETTSEALKGEDRVALIGFGSFSVSTREARTGRNPQTGKPIDIPAKKVIKFKAGSELADSVQ; this comes from the coding sequence ATGAACAAGGCTCAATTAATTGAAGCAATGGCTAACAAAGCCGGTTTAACTAAAGCTGATGCAAAAAAAGCTCTTGATGCTTTTATCGAAACTACTTCTGAAGCTCTTAAAGGTGAAGATAGAGTAGCTCTTATCGGATTTGGTTCATTCTCTGTTTCAACTCGTGAAGCTAGAACTGGTAGAAACCCACAAACAGGTAAACCAATTGATATTCCAGCTAAAAAAGTTATTAAATTTAAAGCAGGATCTGAATTAGCAGACTCTGTACAATAG
- a CDS encoding TrmH family RNA methyltransferase yields the protein MERKTLQQAVQFLEGFISDHRKEIIDKNVANRTRYIKIVLENIFQPQNASAVMRSCDCFGVQDLHVIENRNEYNLNPDVVMGSSKWVHLHRHNQEEKNTLSTISQLKEEGYRIIATTPHTNDILLPDFNLEKGKAAFFFGTELTGLSQEVMDHADEFVKIPMYGFTESFNISVCAALVLNHLSTELRRSKIDWQLSDNETLELKLDWLKKSVRASDKLLVEFFKKNK from the coding sequence ATGGAGAGAAAAACTTTACAACAAGCAGTTCAATTTTTAGAAGGGTTTATTAGTGATCATCGGAAAGAAATAATTGATAAAAATGTGGCGAATCGAACACGCTATATTAAGATTGTGCTTGAAAATATTTTTCAACCTCAAAATGCAAGTGCTGTAATGCGTTCATGTGATTGTTTTGGAGTGCAGGATTTACACGTGATCGAAAATAGAAACGAATACAATTTAAATCCAGATGTCGTAATGGGCTCCTCGAAATGGGTTCATTTGCATCGACACAATCAAGAAGAAAAAAACACCTTAAGTACGATTTCGCAATTAAAGGAGGAAGGATATCGTATAATTGCTACTACTCCTCATACAAATGACATTCTTTTACCTGATTTTAATCTGGAAAAAGGTAAAGCTGCCTTTTTCTTTGGGACAGAATTGACAGGATTATCGCAAGAGGTAATGGATCATGCTGATGAATTTGTAAAAATTCCAATGTATGGCTTTACTGAAAGCTTTAATATTTCAGTCTGTGCAGCTTTGGTTTTAAATCATTTGTCGACAGAGCTTCGTCGTTCAAAAATTGATTGGCAATTGTCTGACAATGAAACGTTAGAACTTAAATTGGATTGGTTAAAGAAATCGGTGCGAGCAAGTGATAAACTCTTGGTTGAATTCTTTAAAAAGAATAAATAG
- a CDS encoding homoserine kinase, producing the protein MSDSIKVFAPGSVSNVGCGFDILGFAIDGIGDEMILSENDLNKISIKPIEGYENLPTEASKNVAGVAIQAMLDDLGSNQGFDIEIHKNIKPGSGIGSSSASAAGAVVAANELLGKPYSREQLVDFAMQGEVAASGDAHADNAAPTVLGGFCIVRAYDPLDVIQIESPKDLWCVVIHPQIEIKTKEARELLSAQVDLKKAIRQWGNVAGLISGLHQSDYNLIGRSLEDHIVEKQRKILIPEFDNLKQAVLEAGALGCSISGSGPSVFALANGRETADVIAAAMDTVFKRTDLDYKIYVSKVSDGGVKIL; encoded by the coding sequence ATGTCAGATAGTATAAAAGTATTTGCACCAGGTAGTGTTTCAAATGTCGGATGTGGATTCGATATTCTGGGGTTTGCCATCGATGGAATTGGTGATGAGATGATTCTCAGTGAGAATGATTTAAACAAGATAAGTATCAAACCTATTGAGGGATATGAAAATCTACCTACAGAAGCATCGAAAAATGTTGCCGGTGTTGCTATTCAGGCTATGCTTGATGATCTGGGTAGCAATCAAGGTTTCGATATTGAGATACATAAAAACATTAAACCAGGTAGTGGAATTGGTTCAAGCTCTGCAAGTGCAGCAGGTGCAGTGGTTGCGGCCAACGAGTTACTTGGGAAACCATACAGTAGAGAACAATTGGTTGATTTTGCCATGCAGGGCGAAGTTGCAGCTTCGGGCGATGCACATGCTGACAATGCTGCACCAACAGTATTAGGTGGATTTTGTATTGTTCGTGCCTACGATCCTCTGGATGTAATTCAAATTGAATCGCCAAAGGATTTATGGTGCGTTGTTATTCATCCTCAAATTGAAATTAAGACCAAAGAGGCCAGAGAATTATTATCTGCTCAAGTTGATCTGAAAAAAGCAATTCGTCAATGGGGAAATGTTGCAGGCTTAATATCCGGTTTGCATCAATCAGACTATAATTTGATTGGTCGTTCGCTAGAAGACCATATTGTAGAAAAACAACGTAAAATTTTAATTCCGGAGTTTGATAACTTAAAACAAGCTGTACTTGAAGCAGGAGCCTTAGGCTGTAGCATTTCAGGATCAGGTCCATCTGTTTTTGCTTTGGCAAATGGAAGAGAAACGGCCGATGTTATTGCAGCAGCTATGGATACTGTTTTTAAACGTACCGATTTAGATTACAAAATATATGTGTCTAAAGTCAGCGACGGAGGAGTTAAAATCCTATAG
- the thrA gene encoding bifunctional aspartate kinase/homoserine dehydrogenase I has product MKVLKFGGSSVSNAGNCKRVQEIIKRDYANCKQVVVVSAFGGVTDELERCINLASQRNKEYEIALLKLRERHDQVTNELNVPDEIKTKVSKKFDELEELLQGVYLLEEISEKIKNAVMGTGEVLSSLIFSAYLIESGMKAKCFDSRKYIKTQNGKGVFLNSKETNENLKSIKEEDFQVAVFPGFIASGKKGELTLLGRGGSDYTASILAAALNAKQLEIWTDVSGMYTADPRLVSQAIPIEQMSFQEAMELSHFGAKVMYPPSLTPVLQNKINVRIKNTFAPDDNGTLITTNPKSERSIVRGLSSVNHVNLFTLSGSGMVGISGFAARLFACLANQKINVSLITQSSSEHSMSVGIHEDDKDLAIEAVRSEFEMEIGMNLVNEPLVEENLSIIAVVGEDMGYTPGIAGKLFGILGKNGLNIRATAQGGNELNITFMVRTTDVKKALNVIHEKFFISTHKKINLYIAGVGNVGKKLLEFIDHQYNYLIEEKGLQLVVRAVTNSRKMYFADDENMLQDWQQKLEHESETANLQEFVKRMDQANLRNSVFIDITASEQVSKVYQQVLNSTVSIVACNKIAASSDFENYLRIKAAARKHNVEFMFESNVGAGLPVISTINSLINTGDQVVGIQAVVSGSLNFIMNEFNNGKSFVEAVKMAMEQGFTEPDPKIDLSGMDVLRKLLILSREAGYALEEKDVEHEPMIPLSCLNGETAEDLIRDLEENNDYFEAWRTVMAEKNIRYRYIASFKDGKANVSLQEVKPDHPFYDVHGKDNVISLNTKWYKDQPMIIKGAGAGAEVTASGIFGDIISITSN; this is encoded by the coding sequence ATGAAGGTTTTAAAATTTGGAGGAAGCTCAGTTTCTAATGCAGGGAATTGTAAGCGTGTTCAGGAAATTATTAAGAGGGATTATGCCAACTGTAAGCAAGTTGTAGTTGTTTCAGCATTTGGTGGGGTTACCGATGAGTTGGAAAGGTGCATTAATCTTGCAAGTCAGCGGAACAAAGAGTATGAAATTGCTCTCTTAAAATTAAGGGAAAGACACGATCAGGTAACGAATGAATTAAATGTTCCTGATGAAATAAAAACAAAGGTCTCGAAAAAGTTTGATGAGCTAGAGGAGCTACTTCAGGGTGTGTATCTGCTTGAGGAGATATCCGAGAAGATAAAAAATGCCGTGATGGGAACAGGAGAAGTCTTGTCATCGCTAATTTTTTCAGCTTATCTTATTGAGTCTGGCATGAAGGCAAAGTGTTTCGATTCTAGAAAATACATTAAAACTCAGAATGGGAAGGGTGTATTCTTAAATAGTAAAGAAACCAACGAGAATCTAAAATCAATAAAAGAGGAAGATTTTCAAGTTGCAGTTTTCCCTGGCTTTATTGCTTCAGGCAAAAAAGGAGAGTTAACTTTATTAGGGCGTGGTGGGTCTGATTATACTGCCTCGATATTAGCCGCTGCACTAAATGCCAAACAATTGGAAATATGGACAGATGTAAGTGGTATGTACACTGCCGATCCACGACTGGTTTCGCAAGCGATTCCAATTGAACAGATGTCGTTTCAGGAAGCCATGGAATTATCTCACTTTGGAGCCAAAGTCATGTACCCGCCTTCATTAACTCCGGTATTGCAAAATAAGATAAACGTTCGAATAAAGAACACATTTGCACCTGATGACAATGGAACCTTAATAACTACGAACCCTAAAAGTGAGCGATCCATTGTAAGAGGATTGTCTTCTGTAAATCACGTTAACCTATTTACCTTGTCGGGTAGTGGTATGGTTGGAATAAGTGGTTTTGCTGCACGACTATTTGCTTGCTTAGCTAACCAGAAAATTAATGTCAGCCTTATTACGCAATCATCTTCGGAACACAGTATGAGTGTTGGTATTCATGAAGATGATAAAGATTTAGCGATAGAAGCTGTTCGTTCTGAATTCGAAATGGAAATTGGAATGAATTTGGTAAATGAACCATTGGTAGAGGAAAACTTGTCAATAATTGCCGTTGTTGGTGAAGATATGGGCTACACACCTGGCATTGCAGGAAAACTCTTTGGTATACTAGGTAAAAATGGTTTAAATATTCGTGCAACGGCGCAAGGTGGAAATGAGCTAAACATCACTTTCATGGTGCGTACTACGGATGTGAAGAAAGCCTTAAATGTTATACATGAGAAATTTTTCATTTCAACACATAAGAAAATCAATTTATACATTGCTGGAGTAGGTAATGTTGGGAAAAAATTATTGGAGTTTATCGATCATCAGTACAACTATTTAATAGAAGAGAAAGGATTACAATTAGTTGTGCGTGCAGTTACCAACAGTCGTAAAATGTATTTTGCGGATGATGAAAATATGCTTCAAGATTGGCAGCAAAAGTTAGAGCATGAATCGGAAACTGCCAATTTGCAGGAGTTTGTAAAAAGAATGGATCAAGCCAATCTACGTAACTCTGTATTTATCGATATTACAGCTAGCGAACAGGTGAGTAAAGTTTATCAGCAAGTCTTAAATTCAACGGTTTCTATTGTAGCTTGTAATAAAATTGCTGCATCTTCCGATTTTGAGAACTATTTAAGAATTAAGGCTGCAGCAAGAAAGCACAATGTTGAATTCATGTTCGAAAGTAATGTAGGTGCAGGATTGCCAGTAATTAGTACCATTAATAGCTTGATAAACACAGGAGATCAAGTGGTTGGTATACAGGCTGTTGTTTCAGGTAGTCTTAATTTTATAATGAATGAGTTTAACAATGGTAAATCATTTGTAGAAGCTGTTAAAATGGCTATGGAGCAAGGATTTACAGAGCCAGATCCAAAGATTGATTTAAGCGGAATGGATGTCTTAAGAAAGCTGCTTATCCTATCTAGAGAAGCTGGTTATGCTTTGGAAGAAAAAGATGTTGAGCATGAACCAATGATTCCATTATCATGCTTAAATGGTGAGACTGCTGAAGATTTGATTCGTGATCTTGAAGAGAATAATGATTATTTTGAAGCATGGCGAACTGTCATGGCTGAGAAGAATATTCGATATCGTTACATCGCTTCTTTTAAAGATGGTAAAGCAAATGTGAGTTTGCAAGAGGTGAAACCAGATCATCCATTTTATGACGTACATGGAAAGGATAATGTAATTTCCCTAAATACAAAATGGTATAAAGATCAGCCAATGATTATAAAAGGCGCGGGTGCTGGTGCTGAAGTGACAGCCTCCGGAATATTCGGTGATATCATAAGCATTACAAGCAATTAA
- a CDS encoding LytR/AlgR family response regulator transcription factor has protein sequence MNCVVIDDDKLSRKVVESYIERTDYLTLTASYPSAIEAINEIKKNDPIDLIFLDVEMPEMTGMEFLNSLNTTPQVIIISSKEQYALEAFEYDVSDYLLKPISYSRFFKAVNKVNTRVEKKGNTVITPEKNEIFIKSNSTLVRLHYDDILWVEALENYVVVNTFTDKYTIHFTMKAIEDKMPSHLFSRIHRSYVVNLKKIEMIEDNSVVITTDGGSKSIPIGKSYREKLMGDINLMTR, from the coding sequence ATGAATTGTGTTGTAATTGATGACGATAAACTTTCGAGAAAAGTAGTTGAAAGTTATATTGAAAGAACAGATTATCTTACACTGACTGCTTCTTATCCAAGTGCAATTGAAGCTATCAACGAAATTAAGAAGAATGATCCTATAGATTTGATTTTTCTTGATGTTGAAATGCCGGAAATGACAGGTATGGAGTTTTTAAATAGCTTAAATACAACACCTCAAGTCATTATCATTTCATCTAAAGAGCAGTATGCTCTTGAAGCTTTTGAGTACGATGTTTCTGATTATTTGTTGAAGCCTATTTCGTATAGTCGATTTTTTAAGGCTGTAAATAAGGTGAATACGCGTGTAGAGAAAAAGGGAAATACAGTAATAACACCTGAGAAGAATGAAATCTTTATTAAGAGTAACTCAACTTTAGTAAGATTGCATTATGATGATATCCTGTGGGTTGAAGCTTTAGAGAATTATGTGGTGGTTAATACATTTACTGATAAATATACCATTCATTTCACCATGAAAGCTATCGAAGATAAAATGCCTTCTCATTTATTCTCTCGTATTCATCGTTCTTATGTTGTTAACTTAAAGAAGATTGAGATGATTGAAGATAATTCAGTTGTAATTACTACTGATGGAGGTTCAAAATCAATCCCAATTGGAAAATCGTATCGAGAAAAATTGATGGGTGATATTAACCTAATGACTCGATAG
- the thrC gene encoding threonine synthase, which translates to MKYFSTNNTELRYSFKEAVIKGLAPDKGLFFPVSIPKLSDAFFKNLPNLSLPEIGFEVAKHFVGDDISDANLREITEEVLNFPIPVVPVEEGISTLELFHGPTCAFKDVGARFMSRCLSAFAKKSQEDVTILVATSGDTGSAVANGFLGVEGVQVIILYPAGKVSKIQEQQLTTMGQNITALEVDGTFDDCQALVKTAFADKELNEKLNLTSANSINIARLLPQSFYYFYAWAQMQPTNKKLVFSVPSGNYGNLTGGLLAKQMGLPIHSFVAAANKNKVVPDYLASGKYEPKASVQTISNAMDVGTPSNFARMMEMYQDRHADVIKDVNGAWYTDEETEEAMLDVYNRTKYILDPHGAVAYLGLKKYLNVKDELGIFLETAHPAKFKDTVEAVLNTEIKIPDYLQECLGKKKLSFLISKEFNDFKAYLLKID; encoded by the coding sequence GTGAAATATTTTAGTACAAATAATACAGAGTTACGATACAGCTTTAAAGAAGCTGTTATAAAAGGCCTTGCGCCTGATAAGGGATTGTTTTTTCCAGTTTCAATACCCAAATTAAGTGATGCATTTTTTAAGAATTTACCTAATTTAAGTTTGCCGGAAATTGGTTTTGAGGTAGCTAAGCATTTTGTTGGAGACGATATTTCAGATGCTAACCTTAGGGAAATTACGGAAGAGGTTCTAAACTTTCCAATCCCTGTTGTACCAGTCGAAGAAGGAATCAGTACATTGGAATTGTTCCACGGACCTACTTGTGCCTTTAAAGATGTTGGTGCTCGTTTCATGTCTCGATGTTTAAGTGCATTTGCGAAGAAAAGTCAGGAAGATGTTACCATTTTAGTTGCAACCTCAGGTGACACGGGCAGTGCTGTAGCAAATGGATTTCTTGGTGTTGAAGGTGTACAGGTTATTATATTGTATCCTGCAGGCAAGGTGAGTAAAATTCAGGAGCAACAATTGACAACAATGGGACAGAACATTACTGCTCTCGAAGTTGATGGCACTTTTGACGATTGTCAGGCATTGGTTAAAACCGCTTTCGCGGATAAAGAATTAAATGAGAAGTTGAACTTAACATCAGCTAATTCAATTAATATTGCTCGATTGTTGCCTCAAAGCTTTTATTATTTTTATGCTTGGGCACAAATGCAGCCAACAAATAAGAAATTGGTGTTTTCTGTGCCAAGTGGAAACTACGGAAATTTAACGGGAGGATTGTTAGCTAAACAAATGGGTTTGCCAATTCATTCTTTTGTTGCAGCTGCAAATAAAAATAAAGTAGTACCAGATTATTTGGCTTCGGGTAAATACGAGCCAAAGGCATCGGTCCAAACCATTTCCAATGCAATGGATGTTGGTACACCAAGTAATTTTGCCAGAATGATGGAAATGTATCAAGATCGCCATGCTGATGTAATTAAAGATGTAAATGGAGCTTGGTACACTGATGAGGAGACCGAAGAAGCGATGTTGGATGTATATAATAGAACTAAATACATTTTAGATCCTCATGGGGCAGTTGCTTATCTCGGATTGAAGAAATACCTTAATGTGAAAGATGAGCTTGGTATTTTCCTTGAAACAGCACATCCTGCGAAATTTAAAGATACGGTGGAGGCAGTATTAAATACCGAAATAAAGATTCCAGACTATTTACAGGAGTGTTTAGGGAAAAAAAAGTTAAGTTTTTTAATTAGTAAAGAATTTAATGATTTTAAGGCATATCTTTTAAAAATAGATTAA
- a CDS encoding dipeptidyl-peptidase 3 family protein, with amino-acid sequence MSDTFQYQTEQFADIKILRYQVPGFESLSLQQKELIYYLSEAAHCGRDILFDQNNKYNLTIRRTLEAIFISYDGDRECEEFKNFEVYIKRIWFSNGIHHHYSMDKIMPKFTEEYFGELLSNTNHELLPLLKGEDVVGLISRLVPVLFDENVDAKRVVLDPDLDLIQDSANNYYEGVCEKEVEDFYAKMEKGDSERPISAGLNSKLVKEDGKLIEKTWKVGGMYTEAIEKIVFWLEKAIPVADSDLQKESLIKLVDFYKTGDLKTFDEYSILWVKDLDAHIDVVNGFIEVYGDALAVKASWESIVNFKDIEATKRAVIISDNAQWFEDHSPVDERFKKDEVKGVSAKVITVAMLGGDCHPATPIGVNLPNAEWIRKEHGSKSVTIDNITHAYHQSSLKGGMVEEFAFSKEEVARAKEHGYLGGNLHTDLHECLGHGSGQLLPGVGMDALKNYHSTLEEARADLFALYYMMDPKMVDLTLMPSLDVAKAEYDGYICNGLITQLTRIELGKDIEESHMRNRQLIAKWVFEKGESDKVIEKVQRDGKTYFVVNDYQKLRELFGDLLREVQRIKSEGDFVVGKALVEDYAVKVDTVLHKEVKERFEKLNLAAYAGFINPDYHPVMEDGKVVDVKISYPDDFTKQMLEYGEKYSFLPHQN; translated from the coding sequence ATGAGCGATACATTCCAATATCAAACGGAGCAATTTGCCGATATTAAAATATTAAGATATCAGGTTCCTGGTTTTGAGAGTTTATCTCTTCAGCAAAAAGAGTTAATTTATTATTTATCCGAGGCTGCTCATTGTGGACGTGATATTTTGTTCGATCAAAATAATAAATACAACCTAACTATTCGAAGAACTCTTGAGGCTATTTTTATCTCCTACGATGGAGATCGAGAGTGCGAAGAGTTTAAGAATTTTGAAGTTTATATCAAGCGAATTTGGTTTTCAAATGGGATACATCACCATTATTCGATGGATAAAATTATGCCAAAATTCACCGAAGAGTATTTTGGAGAATTGTTGAGCAATACGAATCATGAGTTACTGCCTTTGCTAAAAGGAGAGGATGTTGTTGGATTAATTAGCAGATTGGTTCCGGTTTTATTTGATGAGAACGTGGATGCTAAAAGGGTTGTATTGGATCCTGATTTGGATTTAATTCAAGACTCGGCTAACAATTATTACGAAGGGGTTTGTGAGAAGGAAGTGGAAGACTTTTATGCCAAAATGGAGAAGGGTGATTCGGAAAGGCCAATATCTGCAGGTTTGAATTCCAAGTTGGTAAAGGAAGATGGGAAGTTGATTGAAAAAACATGGAAAGTTGGAGGGATGTACACCGAAGCAATCGAGAAGATTGTGTTTTGGTTGGAAAAGGCAATTCCTGTTGCTGATAGTGACCTACAGAAAGAATCCTTAATTAAGCTGGTTGATTTTTACAAGACTGGAGATTTAAAAACTTTCGATGAATATTCAATTTTGTGGGTGAAAGATTTAGATGCTCATATTGATGTTGTAAATGGATTCATTGAAGTTTATGGAGATGCATTAGCAGTTAAAGCTAGTTGGGAATCGATCGTGAACTTTAAAGATATTGAAGCTACAAAAAGAGCTGTGATCATTTCGGATAATGCACAATGGTTTGAAGATCATTCTCCTGTTGATGAACGATTCAAAAAAGATGAGGTGAAAGGTGTTAGTGCCAAGGTAATTACGGTTGCGATGTTGGGTGGTGATTGTCATCCAGCAACACCAATTGGAGTCAATTTGCCAAATGCAGAGTGGATTCGTAAAGAACATGGAAGCAAGTCGGTTACCATTGATAACATTACACATGCATATCATCAGTCTTCTTTAAAAGGCGGTATGGTTGAAGAATTTGCTTTCAGTAAAGAAGAAGTCGCAAGAGCAAAAGAGCATGGATATTTAGGCGGAAACTTACACACCGACCTGCACGAATGTCTTGGACATGGTTCAGGACAATTGTTGCCAGGTGTTGGAATGGATGCATTAAAGAACTACCACTCTACTTTAGAGGAGGCTAGGGCAGATCTTTTTGCTTTGTACTACATGATGGATCCAAAAATGGTCGACTTGACCTTGATGCCTAGTTTGGATGTTGCCAAAGCCGAATACGATGGTTATATTTGCAATGGATTAATTACGCAGCTTACTAGAATAGAACTAGGTAAAGATATTGAGGAATCTCACATGAGAAATCGTCAGCTAATTGCCAAATGGGTATTTGAAAAAGGCGAATCCGATAAGGTAATTGAGAAAGTGCAAAGGGATGGGAAAACCTATTTTGTTGTAAATGATTATCAGAAATTAAGAGAACTTTTTGGTGATTTGCTGAGAGAAGTTCAGCGCATTAAATCGGAAGGTGATTTTGTAGTTGGAAAAGCTCTTGTTGAAGATTACGCCGTAAAAGTAGATACTGTATTGCACAAGGAAGTAAAGGAGCGATTTGAGAAATTGAATTTGGCTGCTTATGCTGGTTTTATCAATCCTGACTATCATCCAGTAATGGAAGATGGTAAAGTAGTGGATGTGAAAATATCGTATCCAGATGATTTTACGAAACAAATGCTTGAATATGGAGAGAAGTATTCTTTTCTTCCACATCAGAATTAA
- a CDS encoding M28 family metallopeptidase, with amino-acid sequence MIKQISLLLCLGLWSVVICAQDMNYTKQLVNKLSSPEFHGRGYVNSGDSIAAAYLSKEMNRIGLKGFTDNYYQSYTTSINTYPESPRLALDGKELVSASEYIVNPNAKTCIGESELTWITKDVLTNQRVLGDFMKKDLSNSFLAIDSTGLNNKDLYNFAQTMLKKNVFDAKGIVLINGKLKFSARTKLVDYPTFMVKTSVISPDVKKITYDIKSKFIEEYKTQNLIGYIKGKSDTCIVFSAHYDHLGHFGDKIYPGANDNASGVAMVLNFAKHFKAQKKKPHYTMVFALFSGEEAGLLGSNHYADNPLISLEKTKMVLNFDMVATGDKGIYVINGKSVPSEMAKFNAINKEKEYVFKMFGTGESSSSDHAPFHEKGVKAVFFYTHSANSEYHEVTDTADKLQYTQFEGIFKLVRDYAEMK; translated from the coding sequence ATGATAAAACAAATAAGCTTATTGCTCTGCCTGGGATTATGGTCTGTTGTAATCTGTGCTCAAGATATGAACTATACCAAGCAATTGGTGAATAAATTGAGTTCGCCAGAGTTTCATGGGCGAGGCTATGTAAATAGTGGTGACAGTATTGCTGCTGCTTATTTATCGAAGGAAATGAACAGGATCGGATTAAAAGGCTTTACGGATAATTACTACCAATCGTATACTACTTCTATTAATACTTACCCAGAAAGCCCAAGATTGGCTCTAGATGGCAAAGAGTTAGTATCGGCAAGTGAGTATATCGTAAACCCAAATGCGAAAACTTGTATTGGTGAGTCGGAATTGACCTGGATCACAAAGGATGTTTTAACAAACCAGAGAGTTTTGGGTGACTTCATGAAAAAAGATCTTTCCAATTCATTTTTGGCAATTGACTCGACAGGCTTAAATAATAAGGACTTGTATAATTTTGCTCAAACCATGTTGAAGAAGAATGTATTCGATGCGAAAGGAATTGTTTTAATCAATGGGAAACTGAAATTCTCTGCAAGAACAAAATTAGTTGATTACCCAACCTTTATGGTGAAGACAAGTGTTATTTCACCAGATGTAAAGAAGATTACTTACGACATCAAAAGTAAATTTATTGAGGAATATAAAACGCAGAATCTAATTGGTTACATCAAGGGGAAATCAGATACTTGCATTGTCTTTTCAGCGCATTACGATCACTTAGGCCATTTTGGCGATAAGATCTATCCTGGAGCAAATGATAATGCGAGTGGAGTTGCCATGGTTTTGAATTTTGCCAAGCATTTTAAGGCTCAAAAAAAGAAACCTCACTATACAATGGTATTTGCTTTGTTTAGCGGAGAAGAAGCAGGATTACTTGGTTCAAATCATTACGCAGATAATCCATTGATATCATTAGAAAAGACGAAAATGGTATTGAATTTTGATATGGTTGCTACGGGCGATAAAGGAATTTACGTGATTAATGGCAAAAGTGTTCCTAGCGAAATGGCAAAGTTTAATGCGATTAATAAAGAGAAAGAATATGTGTTTAAAATGTTTGGAACTGGTGAATCTTCATCTTCCGATCATGCTCCATTTCATGAAAAAGGAGTGAAGGCAGTATTCTTTTACACTCACAGTGCTAATTCAGAATATCACGAAGTAACAGATACAGCAGATAAATTACAATACACCCAATTCGAAGGAATCTTTAAATTGGTGAGAGATTATGCCGAAATGAAGTAA
- a CDS encoding aspartate aminotransferase family protein encodes MISNRQLFLQHVATTSDYPISLEIERAEGIYMYSPEGKRYIDLVSGVSVSNLGHGHPKVRQAVKDQVDKYMHLMVYGEFIETPQVKLAKLLADNLPEKLNSVYFVNSGSEANEGAIKLAKRYTGRSEIVHFKNAYHGSTHGALSVLGDEEMKNAFRPLLPDIRIIEFGNVIDLEQITERTACVVLEPIQSEGGMIIPSKEFIQTLRARCTETGALLIFDEVQMGFGRTGKLFAFEHFNVVPDILTLAKAMGAGMPIGAFIAEKSILDSFKSNPMLGHITTFGGHPVSCAAALAGLEVLLEENIVADVQRKGELFVDLLKDHPMVKGFRQLGLFIAVIVESKEIMLEIMKEAYEIGVVMDAFLFCDDAYRIAPPLNITDEEIHKASEMLIQAMDKVNK; translated from the coding sequence ATGATTTCCAATCGACAATTATTTCTACAACACGTAGCGACAACTTCTGATTATCCTATTTCTCTTGAAATAGAAAGAGCAGAAGGTATATACATGTATAGTCCGGAAGGCAAAAGATACATCGATTTAGTATCAGGTGTGTCAGTAAGTAATCTTGGTCATGGTCATCCAAAAGTACGACAGGCTGTTAAAGATCAGGTTGATAAATATATGCACTTAATGGTGTATGGCGAATTTATTGAAACGCCTCAAGTTAAGTTAGCTAAACTTTTAGCCGATAACCTTCCCGAGAAATTAAACTCAGTTTATTTTGTAAACTCTGGGAGTGAAGCTAATGAAGGAGCGATTAAATTGGCTAAGAGATACACAGGGCGCAGTGAAATAGTCCATTTCAAAAATGCTTATCATGGCAGTACTCATGGAGCTTTAAGTGTATTGGGCGATGAGGAAATGAAAAATGCTTTCAGACCATTGTTGCCAGATATTCGTATTATTGAATTTGGAAATGTTATAGACCTAGAGCAAATTACAGAACGTACTGCTTGCGTTGTTCTAGAGCCAATCCAATCAGAAGGTGGGATGATCATTCCATCTAAAGAATTTATTCAAACTTTACGTGCTCGGTGTACAGAAACAGGTGCCCTTTTAATTTTCGATGAAGTTCAGATGGGATTTGGTCGTACAGGCAAATTGTTTGCTTTTGAACATTTCAATGTTGTACCTGATATTCTAACTTTGGCTAAGGCCATGGGAGCAGGAATGCCAATTGGGGCATTTATTGCAGAAAAAAGTATTTTAGATAGTTTCAAAAGCAACCCGATGCTTGGTCATATCACAACTTTTGGTGGTCATCCTGTATCGTGTGCTGCAGCATTGGCAGGTTTAGAAGTTCTATTAGAAGAAAATATTGTAGCTGATGTGCAACGTAAAGGTGAGCTTTTTGTTGACTTGCTAAAAGATCACCCTATGGTAAAAGGTTTTCGTCAGTTAGGGCTTTTTATTGCAGTGATAGTAGAATCGAAAGAAATTATGCTTGAGATTATGAAGGAAGCATATGAAATTGGAGTGGTTATGGATGCTTTTCTTTTCTGTGATGATGCATACAGAATTGCACCACCTTTAAACATTACGGACGAAGAAATTCACAAAGCTTCAGAAATGCTTATCCAAGCTATGGATAAAGTAAATAAATAG